TGTAAATCCACGAGCCGGCCGTCATCTGCCCGTACATCATCAGGCCTGCGCGTTCCAGCTCGTTGAACTTCTCCCAGTTCGACCAATGTCCCACCAGGTTGGAGTTCGCGATCAGCACGCGCGGCGCATACTCATGCGTCTTGAAAACCGCCACCGGCTTGCCGGACTGCACCAGCAGTGTCTCGTCGTTATCCAAGCCCTTCAGCGACCGCACGATCGCGTCGTAACAGTCCCAGCTACGCGCTGCCCGCCCTGTTCCGCCATAAACGACCAGGTCCCGAGGACGCTCGGCCACCTCTTCGTCCAGATTGTTCATCAACATGCGCATGGCGGCTTCCTGCCCCCATCCTTTGCAGGAAAGCTCACTCCCTCGCGGGGCCTTTATTGGCTTATAAGTGCGTGCAGAAACATCAGCTTCAACCGGCATCGCAGCCTCACTCTAAATAGAAAAGATAAGAACCCAGAATCTTAGTGCCTCAAATGAAGTAGTGCAAACTTCGTAGCAGGTCCGGGAACTGCATGCTGGAACTTGGTTTGTCATCCCGAGGCAGCGGCAGAGCGCGCCGTCCGCTCTCTGCGCCCGCGCCAAACAAGAAGCCCGGCATCGCCGGGCTGGGCTCGCTGATAACTGCTCTATAGGACTCACCAACTGCTGTATGCCGTCCCATCCATCGACGTCTGCGTCGCGCCGCTGTGAACATCCGTGATCCCGGGCTGCTGCTGATCCACGGCCATCATCGTGTCTTCCATCACAATCTGCCAGGAGTCCGTCGCGTTGGTGAAGGGGTCCTTCGGTATCTCTTTCAGATATCCGCCCTGTACCAGATCTTCCAGCGCCTGGGGCGCCTTCTGCTTATCGAGCGTGTACTGATCGATGGAGCTGCGCAGCGTATAGAGATCCTGCCGCAATACCGCTTCGCGCGCCCTCGTGATCGACTGCTGGTACATAGGGATCGAGATCGACATCAGGATCAGAATGATCGAGATCACAATCATCAACTCGACCAACGTGAACCCGAACGCCGACTTCCTGCGCCTCGAATTATCTAAAGCTCTAGTCACCCAATCCCCTCGACTACAAACGCTCCACGAGGCTACACAAAAAACCCATCCACTGCCCGTTTATCTACCAGTCCGCGTACTTCGTCCCGTCCAGCGCAGTGCCTTGCGACTTTGTGAATACGTCGAAGACGTTTTGTCCGCCCCAGGACTGTGAATTCGGATCGTCCGCCATCGCTCGCAAACCCCAGTCCGTTCCACCCGTCATCGGATCAACCGGAATACGCCGCAAGAACCGGACCTTCTTTCCACCCACATCCACGCCGTTCACCAACGTATCCAGATCCGGGGGATAGCCTTCACTCCCCAGCTTCACCTGAAATGCGCCTCTGTCCGCCGCATCTTTATATCGGTCGATGGCGTCGCGCATTTCCCACAGCGCATTCCTGAGTTCGCGCTCTTTCTGACGCTTGATGGTCGTGCGTGCAAGCGGGACCGCCGCCCCTGTCAGGATCACCATGATGGTGATTGCCACGATCAACTCGATCAGGGTCACGCCCCGCTGACCACGAACTCTATTCGGATTCATCACGACTTTTCAATACCAGGTGCTCGCGTTGCAGCTCCGTCTAACGGATCGTGACCACAGCCTGCGACCCTGTCGCCGGCAGCGTCTGCATGGCAGAATCCCTCAACATCGCGCGATTGATGCTAAGTGTCGACTGTCCCGGCGCCTTTGCCTGGAAGGTCAGCGTGAATACCTGGCCATCGCCAGAGATGCCTCCGCTGCCCGGGGGGCGGGTCGCGGTTACCTGCACTGATCCCGCCGCCGCATCGTCGCGATGCACCAGGGCGACCGCTTGCCCATCACGTCCAAGGAAGCTGCCGTTCGATATGTTCAACAATTGCAGCGTCTTCGGGTCATATGCGATCTGCAACGGCACCGAGTGGACGTTCTGCGCGCCGCTCACGACTACACTCACCGCGAACGTCTGCCCCGCCGCCTGGTTCACCGTTGGCGGATCGAAGCTCACAAGCGCTCCTTGAGTTCCTGCGCTCGCAGCTGGCGACACCATCTGTGCTCGAGACTGGGCCATCGCAGCGCCTGCTCCTGCCCCCTCGGTGCCTTGCGCGCCTTGCTGCGGCTGCGCGCTTGCTGCGGTACTCCGCGGCTGCACAGGTTGGCTCATGGGTGCCGGCGGCTGTTGCATCGACTGTGGTACCGGCGCTGGGACAGCCGGAGCGGGCGGTCTGCGAGTTTCGCGTCGCATGTCGATAGCATTCGCCGTACCTACATCCAGCGTGCGCGTGTTCAGATCCGTAACATCCTGCGAACGCACGATGTGCGGCACCAGCACGAATACGATCTCGTTGTCGGCCTTTTCAACCTGCTCACGGCCAAACAGATACTTCAGCACAGGAATCTGGGACAGCCACGGCATACCGCTCATTGCCTTGACGTCGCTCGATTCCATGATGCCGCCCAGCAGGTTCACTTCGCCTTCCTTCAGGCGAATGTCGTGCTCGATCCTTCTCTGCCCGATAACGGGTTGGTCGATGCCGCCTATATTCGCCGTTCGCGTTACGGCAGAAATCTCCAGCATCACCTTCAGGCTCACTTCACGTCCGGCATGGACGCGAGGTGTCACGTCGATGTTCACGCCCACGTCGATGTACTGGAATTGCGTATTGACCAGCGGGTTAATACCTACGCCGCCGATGCCGGGTTGGAACGACCCGGTGGCGACCGGGACGCGATCGCCGATCTTCAGGCTTGCCTTCTGTCCATCAAGAGCGCGGATTTGCGGATTCTGTATGACTTTCGTCGTGCCGTCGTTCAGCAGGAAACTCGCCGTCACCGAAGGAATGTTCACCACGAAATCGCGGGCGTCCAGGTTGGCAAGCTTGTTCAACGTCAGCGGGCTCGTTGTTGTGGTTGGAGTGCCCGTCGTCGGCGTCGTTGTCGTTGTTCCGCCCTGCAGCGCAATGCTCGGCGAGTTCGTCGTCGAGAATGGCGGCGTGATTCCCAGTTGCCGCAGGCGATCCTTTCTCACCTGCATCACCGCTACTTCAACCACAACTTCAGGCCGCGCCTTGTCGATGTCGCCAATCAGCTTTTCCGCCAGCGCGATCTGGTCCGGCGTTCCGCGCACGACAATGGCGCCCTGAGTGGGCAACTGCTGCACGCGGCTGATCTCGAGAATCTGCCGGAGCGTATTCGTCACGTCCTGGATTTCCGTCGGCGTGGACAAATTCGTAAGATAAAAAGTCCGTATAACGCTCTGTTCCAGTTCCTTGCGTTTCGCCGTGGTATCGGCTGCGACGAAAATCGTGTTCGGCGTCACCGGGCGCCAGAAAGTCTTCGATTCCAGCGCCGTGATCTCCAGCGCCTGGTTCAATGTCACGCCATTCAACTCGATTTTGATTCTGCGCGACGTGTAGTCCGGATCGAACAGCACGTTCACGCCGGCAAGTTTGCCGATGGTGTCGTAGATAACCTTCGTGTCCTCGCTCAACTTCAGCGTGATCGGCGCTTCCGAAATCGGAGCCAACTCTACGGGGCCAGCCGCACCGGAAAAGCGCCGATTCTCCGCCTGGGGCGCAGGCTCTTGCGCTTTTCGGCGCTCCTCTTCAATCATCTGCTGCGTGCGCTTCATTTCCTGTTGCGCAATGAAGCTGGATGAGTCGATCCCCAGCGCTGCCCGGAATTCGATCAACGCCTCTTCCAGCCTGCCTGCATCTCGCAGCAGTTGCCCTTTATGTACGTGCGATGCCGACGCAAGGAACTTCGTGCGCTCGTACGACACGCGATACTTCAGGTCCTTCGGCTTCAGATCGAATGCCTGTTTGTAGTAGTCGTAAGCGAGTTCGTAGTTCTGGTGCGCCTCGGCGTCTCGTGCTTTTTCGAACAGAGATTTAGCCTTATCGGCAGCAGCGGGAAGAGTTGCAACTAGCGCTATCAGCAGCACCACCGCAACGCGGTATACGCGTGTCATCGCACTCCTTTTGTCAACTTATAGCGAATATGCAAGGCTCCCACTACGCTGCCTGCGGGGATAGAGGCTCCCCCGGGCCAAAAGTGACCGCGATTATAGCATCCGGCAGCAACGCAACCCCATTCCCCATCATCAACATAAGTTCCTAAGACTGTCATTTTATCTGCGCGTGGAAATGTCACACAAATCCGTGGGTACACAGCGGCGTTGCGCGTAGCCCGGGCCCCACTTCCTGGCGCGAAAGCAGAGCAGGGCTTCACCTCCGGCAAGCCTTACACCAGCATTGAGTAACGTGTAACTCTGTCACGTGTTAGCATTTTGTCTTCGCTATGGCTCGCTCGATAACGCATCAGACCAGTCCGGAAAAACCCAAGAACGTCCGCCGCGACCCGGTCGCCAGTGGCGAGCGCGATGCAACAGTCAATCGCGTCGCCTCCCACAACTACTTTCTATCAGACAAGTTTGAAGCCGG
Above is a genomic segment from Clostridia bacterium containing:
- a CDS encoding prepilin-type N-terminal cleavage/methylation domain-containing protein, with amino-acid sequence MTRALDNSRRRKSAFGFTLVELMIVISIILILMSISIPMYQQSITRAREAVLRQDLYTLRSSIDQYTLDKQKAPQALEDLVQGGYLKEIPKDPFTNATDSWQIVMEDTMMAVDQQQPGITDVHSGATQTSMDGTAYSSW
- a CDS encoding cohesin domain-containing protein, translating into MTRVYRVAVVLLIALVATLPAAADKAKSLFEKARDAEAHQNYELAYDYYKQAFDLKPKDLKYRVSYERTKFLASASHVHKGQLLRDAGRLEEALIEFRAALGIDSSSFIAQQEMKRTQQMIEEERRKAQEPAPQAENRRFSGAAGPVELAPISEAPITLKLSEDTKVIYDTIGKLAGVNVLFDPDYTSRRIKIELNGVTLNQALEITALESKTFWRPVTPNTIFVAADTTAKRKELEQSVIRTFYLTNLSTPTEIQDVTNTLRQILEISRVQQLPTQGAIVVRGTPDQIALAEKLIGDIDKARPEVVVEVAVMQVRKDRLRQLGITPPFSTTNSPSIALQGGTTTTTPTTGTPTTTTSPLTLNKLANLDARDFVVNIPSVTASFLLNDGTTKVIQNPQIRALDGQKASLKIGDRVPVATGSFQPGIGGVGINPLVNTQFQYIDVGVNIDVTPRVHAGREVSLKVMLEISAVTRTANIGGIDQPVIGQRRIEHDIRLKEGEVNLLGGIMESSDVKAMSGMPWLSQIPVLKYLFGREQVEKADNEIVFVLVPHIVRSQDVTDLNTRTLDVGTANAIDMRRETRRPPAPAVPAPVPQSMQQPPAPMSQPVQPRSTAASAQPQQGAQGTEGAGAGAAMAQSRAQMVSPAASAGTQGALVSFDPPTVNQAAGQTFAVSVVVSGAQNVHSVPLQIAYDPKTLQLLNISNGSFLGRDGQAVALVHRDDAAAGSVQVTATRPPGSGGISGDGQVFTLTFQAKAPGQSTLSINRAMLRDSAMQTLPATGSQAVVTIR
- a CDS encoding type II secretion system protein: MNPNRVRGQRGVTLIELIVAITIMVILTGAAVPLARTTIKRQKERELRNALWEMRDAIDRYKDAADRGAFQVKLGSEGYPPDLDTLVNGVDVGGKKVRFLRRIPVDPMTGGTDWGLRAMADDPNSQSWGGQNVFDVFTKSQGTALDGTKYADW